The following proteins come from a genomic window of Candidatus Thiodiazotropha sp. CDECU1:
- a CDS encoding response regulator has protein sequence MTDEQEMASAQHILVVDDQPENLTSLEQILRYDYQVSLAADGQTCLERIAQHPPDLILLDVDMPLMDGLTVCRKVKADPATSMIPIIFVSALSRLSERLAGYRAGADDYVAKPYNVDELLAKIRIALNNRHDLESARERAILAQEEMEVSLAACTELNLLAEFIDNSLDCDDLRTLGERLLDAFDRFGLRVIVRLVESGHYFSHAGEVGVLDQEMMESLYENDKIVDFGHRTLFNAKAISVLVRNMPVHDDTRYQRWRDNLKLLVEVVNSRIENVQRKSNKQLERESLQPLITGIHQLIEKLQHSGDDLNWDQACHDLNRLRMAWESQQV, from the coding sequence ATGACAGACGAACAGGAAATGGCTTCAGCACAGCATATTCTGGTGGTCGACGACCAACCGGAAAACCTGACAAGTCTTGAACAGATACTGCGTTATGACTATCAGGTCTCATTGGCGGCCGACGGCCAGACCTGTCTTGAGCGGATAGCACAGCATCCACCGGATCTTATTCTGCTGGATGTGGATATGCCATTGATGGATGGACTCACTGTATGTCGCAAGGTGAAGGCTGATCCTGCCACATCCATGATCCCTATTATCTTTGTCTCTGCCCTGTCCCGTCTCAGCGAACGCCTCGCCGGATATCGTGCCGGCGCTGATGATTATGTCGCCAAACCCTATAATGTGGATGAGCTGCTGGCAAAGATTCGTATTGCCCTGAATAACCGTCACGATCTTGAATCCGCTCGGGAGCGGGCCATATTGGCCCAGGAAGAGATGGAAGTCTCCCTGGCAGCCTGTACCGAGCTGAATCTGCTTGCCGAGTTTATTGATAACAGCCTCGATTGCGATGATTTGCGCACCCTGGGCGAGCGTTTGCTGGATGCATTTGATCGCTTCGGATTAAGGGTGATTGTAAGGCTGGTTGAGAGTGGGCACTACTTTTCTCATGCGGGTGAGGTTGGCGTGCTGGACCAGGAGATGATGGAGAGCCTCTACGAAAACGACAAAATTGTCGATTTTGGCCACCGTACCCTATTCAATGCCAAGGCCATCTCCGTGTTGGTGCGCAATATGCCTGTGCATGACGATACTCGCTACCAGCGTTGGCGGGACAATCTCAAACTGCTGGTGGAGGTTGTCAACAGTCGTATCGAGAATGTACAGCGAAAGAGCAACAAGCAGTTGGAACGGGAAAGCCTGCAGCCCCTGATTACCGGTATTCATCAGTTGATAGAGAAGCTGCAGCATTCCGGAGATGACCTGAACTGGGATCAGGCATGCCACGATCTGAATCGATTGCGTATGGCCTGGGAATCACAACAGGTATGA
- a CDS encoding TrpB-like pyridoxal phosphate-dependent enzyme yields MKTKILLKEADMPTHWYNIVADMPNPPAPILAPDGSPVTPDALSTIFPDAIIEQEVSAERWIPIPEEVREVLRLWRPSPLYRAERLEMALKTPAKIYFKNEAVSPAGSHKPNTAVAQAYYNKLQGIKRLATETGAGQWGCSLALAGQLFDLEVRVYMVNVSYQQKPYRRSMMQTWGAEVFPSPTDMTQSGRHILEQDPDSPGSLGIAISEAVEEAAGRPDTNYALGSVLNHVLLHQTIIGEEAKKQLELVGDYPDAIYAPCGGGSNFGGIAFPFFADKAAGKEIDLVAVEPTSCPTLTKGIYAYDFGDTEGLTPLTKMYTLGHDFMPPGIHAGGLRYHGDSALVSQLYSEGLLSALAIPQLETFQAGELFAKTQGIIPAPESCHAIAAVVREARRCTESGEAKTLLFNLSGHGHFDMSSYDRYFKGELEDYDYPDEAIQESLKHLPQVG; encoded by the coding sequence ATGAAGACGAAGATTCTGCTGAAAGAGGCAGATATGCCAACCCATTGGTATAACATCGTGGCCGACATGCCCAATCCACCGGCACCGATCCTTGCTCCCGATGGCTCCCCTGTGACTCCCGATGCCCTCAGCACTATTTTTCCAGATGCCATTATCGAGCAGGAGGTGAGTGCAGAACGCTGGATCCCGATACCGGAAGAGGTACGCGAGGTACTTCGTCTGTGGCGGCCATCACCCCTGTATCGCGCGGAACGCCTGGAGATGGCGCTCAAGACCCCTGCCAAGATCTATTTCAAGAATGAAGCGGTGAGCCCGGCGGGTTCACACAAGCCGAATACCGCGGTTGCCCAGGCCTATTACAACAAGCTACAGGGGATCAAACGACTCGCCACCGAAACAGGGGCGGGACAATGGGGTTGCTCCCTGGCCCTCGCCGGACAGCTCTTCGACCTGGAAGTACGGGTCTATATGGTGAATGTCAGTTATCAGCAGAAGCCCTATCGCCGCTCAATGATGCAAACATGGGGCGCGGAGGTCTTCCCAAGCCCCACCGACATGACCCAGTCGGGACGCCATATCCTGGAACAGGACCCCGACTCACCCGGTTCCCTGGGTATCGCCATCTCCGAAGCGGTAGAAGAAGCTGCCGGCAGACCGGACACCAACTATGCCCTGGGTTCGGTACTCAATCATGTACTGCTGCACCAGACCATTATCGGTGAGGAAGCGAAAAAACAGCTCGAGCTGGTGGGGGATTATCCCGATGCAATCTACGCCCCCTGCGGCGGCGGATCCAACTTCGGCGGCATCGCCTTCCCGTTCTTTGCCGACAAGGCTGCAGGCAAGGAGATCGATCTGGTTGCGGTGGAACCCACCTCCTGTCCGACCCTGACCAAAGGTATTTACGCCTATGATTTCGGTGATACGGAGGGCCTCACGCCACTGACCAAGATGTACACCCTTGGCCACGACTTCATGCCCCCGGGCATACATGCCGGCGGGCTGCGTTATCACGGCGATTCGGCACTCGTCAGTCAACTCTACTCTGAGGGTCTTTTAAGCGCCCTGGCCATACCCCAGCTGGAGACCTTTCAAGCCGGTGAACTGTTCGCAAAAACCCAAGGCATCATACCCGCACCCGAGTCTTGCCATGCGATTGCCGCAGTGGTCCGGGAGGCAAGACGTTGCACGGAATCAGGTGAAGCGAAAACCCTGCTCTTCAACCTGTCAGGGCATGGACATTTTGATATGAGTTCGTATGACCGCTACTTCAAAGGGGAATTGGAAGACTACGACTACCCGGATGAGGCGATTCAGGAATCACTCAAGCATCTACCGCAAGTGGGGTAA
- a CDS encoding ATP-binding cassette domain-containing protein → MPLITLRKLQLSYGDLPLLDGIDLNIEKGERIALLGRNGAGKSTLMRVILGSVAADDGERQVSDGTRIAHLIQEVPDAIQGSVFDVVADGVGHLSDKLKTYHKISHQLALSGDERLLQSLSQAQHELEVADGWQLEQRVETIISKIGLDVDAEFSALSGGMKRRVLLAQALVTEPELLLLDEPTNHLDIAAIKWMEEFLLGYPGAILLVTHDRAFLRRVATRILELDRGRLTDWPGDYANYLRRKQEMLNAEAQANQRFDKKLAEEEIWIRKGIKARRTRNEGRVRALKALRAERGKRRDQTGKVAMQLDAGERSGKLVAEVERISYAWERQSIVEDFSTTILRGDRVGIIGPNGSGKTTLLNLLLGHLQPDSGRVKLGTQLQVAYFDQLRSQLNEESSVQDNVGGGSDKVEVGGKNKHIIGYLQDFLFTPERARSPVKALSGGERNRLLLAKLFTKPANILVLDEPTNDLDVETLELLEELLADYPGTLLLVSHDREFLDNAVTSCLVLEGDGRVAEFVGGYSDWEAYARAGQSTGSRAKDKPAVKSAPQRPKKKSEKLSYKDQRELDALPQRIEALELQLDDLQTRLADPDLYRTQGDRVGELQLQMSEVQQELDQAYERWEILESMQTGV, encoded by the coding sequence ATGCCATTGATAACCCTGCGCAAGCTACAGCTCAGTTATGGTGACCTACCGTTACTGGATGGCATCGACCTGAACATCGAGAAGGGGGAGAGGATTGCATTGCTCGGCCGCAACGGGGCCGGGAAGTCGACCTTGATGAGGGTGATTCTAGGTAGTGTCGCTGCGGATGACGGGGAGCGCCAGGTGAGTGATGGAACAAGGATTGCGCACCTGATTCAGGAGGTCCCGGATGCTATCCAAGGCAGTGTCTTCGATGTGGTAGCGGATGGGGTTGGTCATCTGTCGGACAAGCTCAAGACATACCACAAGATCAGTCATCAGCTCGCGCTAAGTGGTGATGAGCGGTTATTACAATCACTGTCCCAGGCACAGCACGAGCTTGAAGTCGCTGACGGCTGGCAACTGGAACAGCGGGTGGAAACGATCATATCCAAGATCGGTCTCGATGTGGATGCGGAGTTCAGCGCCCTATCGGGTGGCATGAAGCGTCGTGTCCTGCTGGCACAGGCCCTGGTGACGGAACCGGAGTTGCTGCTGCTTGATGAACCCACCAATCACCTGGATATAGCTGCCATAAAATGGATGGAGGAGTTTCTGCTCGGTTATCCCGGTGCGATTCTCCTGGTTACCCACGACCGGGCATTCCTGCGGCGAGTGGCGACCCGTATTCTGGAACTGGACCGGGGCAGGTTGACTGACTGGCCAGGTGATTATGCAAACTACCTGCGGCGAAAGCAGGAGATGCTCAACGCGGAAGCACAGGCCAATCAACGTTTTGACAAAAAGCTTGCCGAGGAAGAGATATGGATCCGCAAGGGTATCAAGGCGCGCAGGACCCGGAATGAGGGTCGGGTGCGTGCCCTCAAGGCGTTGCGGGCAGAGCGCGGCAAGCGAAGGGATCAGACTGGAAAAGTAGCGATGCAGCTCGATGCGGGAGAGCGCTCAGGCAAGCTGGTGGCGGAGGTTGAGAGGATCAGCTATGCGTGGGAGAGGCAATCCATAGTAGAGGATTTTTCCACCACCATCCTACGCGGTGACAGGGTTGGCATCATTGGTCCCAATGGCTCAGGCAAGACCACCTTGTTGAATCTGCTGCTGGGGCATCTGCAACCCGACTCGGGCAGGGTCAAGCTCGGTACCCAGCTGCAGGTGGCCTATTTCGATCAGCTCCGCAGTCAGCTCAATGAGGAGAGCTCGGTACAGGACAATGTGGGGGGTGGCAGCGACAAGGTGGAGGTGGGCGGGAAGAACAAACATATCATCGGCTACCTGCAGGACTTCCTGTTCACCCCGGAAAGAGCGAGGAGCCCGGTGAAGGCGCTCTCCGGTGGTGAACGCAATCGGCTGTTGCTGGCAAAACTGTTCACCAAGCCGGCCAATATCCTGGTGCTCGACGAGCCCACCAACGATCTTGATGTGGAGACACTGGAGCTGCTTGAGGAGCTGCTTGCCGACTACCCGGGCACCCTGCTGCTGGTGAGTCACGATCGGGAATTTCTCGACAATGCGGTGACCAGTTGCCTGGTGCTTGAGGGTGATGGCAGGGTGGCGGAATTTGTCGGTGGCTACAGCGACTGGGAGGCCTATGCCCGAGCCGGACAATCAACAGGGTCGAGGGCGAAGGACAAACCGGCGGTCAAGTCTGCTCCCCAGAGGCCGAAAAAGAAGAGTGAGAAGCTGAGTTACAAGGACCAGCGGGAACTGGATGCGCTGCCGCAGAGGATCGAGGCGCTTGAGCTGCAGCTGGATGATTTACAGACCCGGTTGGCTGACCCGGACCTCTATCGCACTCAGGGAGATCGGGTTGGAGAACTACAGCTACAGATGTCCGAGGTGCAACAGGAACTGGATCAGGCCTATGAGCGTTGGGAAATACTGGAATCGATGCAGACCGGGGTTTGA
- a CDS encoding class I SAM-dependent methyltransferase, giving the protein MVDKKAHWQNLYREKAPTDVSWHQSEPKLSLQLIHRSGIEREEALIDVGGGASLLVDYLCREGFSNLAVLDISGHALAFAKQRLGGLAEGIEWYEADITEFIPPHTFSLWHDRAVFHFLTDKSDRVRYIKALNLSLRPGGHLIIAAFAIGGPEKCSGLDIVQYDALKIAAELGEGYELVAHRDELHITPTSSEQQFSYYHFVRAESRE; this is encoded by the coding sequence GTGGTTGATAAAAAAGCGCACTGGCAGAATCTCTACCGGGAAAAAGCGCCAACAGATGTGAGTTGGCATCAGTCCGAGCCGAAACTTTCACTGCAGCTTATTCATCGTAGCGGGATTGAACGGGAAGAGGCGCTAATCGATGTCGGCGGTGGCGCATCTCTGCTTGTGGACTACCTCTGCAGAGAGGGGTTTAGCAATCTGGCGGTGTTGGATATCTCCGGGCATGCGCTTGCTTTTGCCAAACAGAGATTGGGTGGCTTGGCTGAAGGTATTGAGTGGTATGAGGCTGATATCACTGAATTCATTCCGCCGCACACTTTTTCTCTATGGCATGATCGCGCTGTTTTTCATTTTTTAACGGATAAATCGGATCGAGTGAGATATATCAAGGCGTTGAATCTGTCGCTGCGCCCCGGTGGCCATCTCATTATTGCGGCATTTGCGATCGGTGGTCCCGAGAAGTGCAGTGGTTTGGATATCGTGCAATATGACGCATTGAAAATAGCGGCTGAACTGGGTGAAGGGTATGAGTTAGTGGCACACAGAGACGAGTTGCACATCACACCTACCAGCAGTGAACAACAGTTTTCCTACTACCATTTTGTTAGAGCTGAAAGCAGGGAATGA
- a CDS encoding Clp1/GlmU family protein, with translation MNQRIHTEHHEALAKLLSAGERRLMLFGPPGIGKTTLAASLADRLSKVGREVHCLAADPGMPAFGPPGAVNLGVWQQGEWKLETYQALCSLDAARFRLPLIEAVGRLARQPGQSTLLIDPPGVVRGVAGSELLTSIVAAAGVDLVVVLVREGQALPLQQELEALGADVVRIDASPLARRPGKNSRDRERTRLWDSYLANATVREVALARVNRLGTPPRKAPEAWTGKQVAFLIEGTSISMGEIIGMEGNSLQLRLPAEQRLSSQMLVRDAVRDASGLLVTSKRFAESVVRYLPPSDLVPDYPQLQEGGFRPMVQTGSASAVLMNGVFGDPQLHLRLAHQRRSLLFDLGDGARLPGRVAHQVSDVFISHSHMDHICGFLWLLRSRIGERENCRLYGPPGLAEQIEHLINGIHWDRIGDRGPRFEVSELHANHLRRFLLQAGKPGLKARGMMPVEEGIVLDEDAFRVRAVALDHGIPVIAYAFEPVLQINIRKERLHARGLEAGPWLTELKQRILTRQMDSHLSLPDGQCETVRRLAEELTLITPGSKIVYATDLADTTGNRDRLVALANGAHTLFCESPFMQKDASQAQRTGHLTTTACAEIATRACVSHLIPFHFSRRYEDAPWQVYDEIAADCSHLVIPSSPTGSR, from the coding sequence ATGAATCAACGGATCCACACCGAACATCACGAAGCCCTGGCCAAGCTGCTGTCAGCCGGGGAGAGGCGACTGATGTTGTTCGGACCACCAGGCATCGGCAAAACCACACTGGCGGCATCCCTGGCGGATCGACTGAGCAAGGTCGGCAGGGAGGTCCATTGTCTAGCAGCCGACCCGGGAATGCCGGCATTCGGCCCCCCCGGCGCTGTCAACCTTGGCGTGTGGCAGCAGGGTGAATGGAAGTTGGAGACCTATCAAGCCCTCTGCAGCCTTGATGCTGCCCGTTTCCGACTACCGCTGATTGAGGCGGTCGGCAGGTTGGCGAGGCAACCCGGTCAGAGCACCCTGCTGATTGATCCACCCGGGGTGGTACGGGGCGTTGCTGGGTCAGAGCTACTGACATCGATTGTCGCAGCAGCAGGCGTAGACCTGGTTGTGGTATTGGTTCGCGAGGGGCAGGCCCTGCCCCTCCAGCAGGAGCTGGAGGCACTGGGGGCCGATGTCGTCAGGATAGACGCCTCACCTTTGGCCAGGCGGCCGGGCAAAAACAGCCGCGACCGTGAGCGAACCCGCTTATGGGATAGCTATCTGGCCAACGCAACGGTGCGCGAGGTCGCATTGGCTCGTGTCAACAGGCTCGGCACACCACCCCGCAAGGCGCCTGAAGCCTGGACAGGAAAACAGGTCGCCTTTTTGATTGAGGGTACCAGTATCAGTATGGGCGAGATCATCGGCATGGAGGGGAATTCCCTACAGCTGCGGCTGCCAGCGGAGCAGAGGCTGTCGTCGCAGATGCTGGTACGCGATGCCGTCCGCGATGCATCCGGCCTGCTGGTAACCAGCAAACGCTTTGCCGAGAGCGTGGTGCGCTACCTGCCCCCTTCCGATCTGGTACCGGATTACCCGCAGCTACAGGAGGGTGGATTTCGTCCCATGGTACAGACCGGCAGCGCCTCTGCAGTGTTGATGAACGGTGTCTTCGGCGATCCCCAACTCCATCTCCGTCTGGCTCATCAGCGCCGCAGCCTGCTGTTCGATCTCGGCGACGGCGCACGGCTACCGGGGCGGGTGGCGCACCAGGTCAGCGACGTTTTCATCAGTCACTCCCATATGGACCACATCTGCGGCTTTCTCTGGCTGCTGCGTTCACGCATCGGAGAAAGGGAGAACTGTCGGCTCTACGGACCACCGGGGCTGGCTGAACAGATTGAACACCTTATCAACGGCATCCATTGGGACCGCATCGGGGATCGGGGACCCAGGTTCGAGGTTTCGGAACTGCATGCTAATCACCTAAGACGCTTTTTGTTACAGGCGGGTAAACCGGGCCTCAAAGCGCGTGGCATGATGCCGGTCGAGGAGGGAATTGTGCTGGATGAAGATGCGTTTCGCGTACGTGCCGTCGCCCTCGATCACGGCATCCCCGTTATCGCCTATGCCTTCGAGCCGGTGCTGCAGATCAACATTCGCAAGGAACGGCTGCATGCGCGTGGCCTGGAAGCCGGTCCCTGGCTTACCGAGTTGAAACAGCGGATTTTAACACGACAGATGGACAGCCACCTCTCCCTGCCGGACGGACAGTGTGAAACAGTTAGGCGGCTGGCCGAGGAGCTCACGCTGATCACGCCCGGCAGTAAAATCGTCTATGCAACCGACCTGGCAGACACAACCGGCAACCGCGATCGACTCGTTGCGCTTGCCAATGGCGCACATACTCTGTTCTGCGAATCGCCATTCATGCAAAAGGATGCCTCTCAGGCGCAACGCACCGGCCATCTGACTACCACTGCCTGCGCCGAAATCGCCACTCGGGCCTGTGTAAGCCACCTGATCCCTTTCCATTTCTCACGCAGATACGAGGATGCGCCATGGCAGGTGTATGACGAAATCGCGGCGGACTGTTCCCACTTGGTTATACCGAGTAGTCCGACAGGATCGAGGTAG
- a CDS encoding glutathione S-transferase family protein: MAILKLYNYPRSGNCYKVRLFLSMLGLEYERIDIDLIKGESLTDEFKQINPRGQVPVLMDGDLIIWDSMAILIYLARRYAASSWLPTDPPAEAQVMQWLAVSENELLYGLARARATLVLGRPFDLEMCQQDGRAGLSVMELQLSRGDWLTGAEVSIADIACYPYVSLAAEGEVSVQPYPAVCSWLERIEALPDWLPMLAD, translated from the coding sequence ATGGCTATTCTGAAACTCTACAACTACCCCAGATCAGGTAACTGTTACAAGGTACGCTTGTTTCTCTCCATGCTTGGCCTCGAATATGAGCGCATCGATATCGATCTGATAAAGGGTGAGTCGTTGACTGATGAGTTCAAGCAGATCAATCCCCGCGGACAGGTGCCGGTACTGATGGATGGTGATCTGATCATCTGGGATTCGATGGCTATATTGATCTATCTGGCCAGGCGATACGCTGCTTCCAGCTGGCTGCCGACCGATCCGCCGGCAGAGGCCCAGGTTATGCAATGGCTGGCGGTATCGGAGAACGAACTGCTCTACGGTCTAGCACGCGCCCGTGCCACACTGGTGTTGGGCCGACCTTTTGATCTGGAAATGTGTCAGCAGGATGGACGCGCCGGTCTGTCGGTGATGGAACTGCAGCTGTCGCGTGGAGATTGGTTGACGGGTGCTGAAGTCAGCATTGCGGATATCGCCTGTTATCCCTATGTGTCATTGGCGGCAGAGGGTGAGGTCTCCGTGCAGCCCTATCCAGCCGTATGCAGTTGGCTTGAGCGGATTGAGGCGTTGCCGGACTGGTTGCCAATGCTGGCAGATTGA
- the soeA gene encoding sulfite dehydrogenase subunit SoeA, which yields MQDPTTHSDNDMGRVEVKETTCYMCACRCGIRVTLRDGEVRYIEGNPDHPLNKGVICAKGSSGIMKQYSPARLTKPLLRKQGAERGASDFEEISWDKAFEIMQERLGRIRAEDPKRFALFTGRDQMQALTGMFAKQFGTPNYAAHGGFCSVNMAAGLIYTIGGSFWEFGGPDLERSKLFIMIGTAEDHHSNPMKIALADFKRRGGRFISINPIRTGYSAIADEWVPIKPGTDGALLLAIIRELIHTGLYDREFLIKYTNAAELVVDDPQRDDHGLFRRFEMHVEEGCFDPENKLWWDRDLNREISTHTPGTDPRLLGSFTLEDGTPVKPAMQLLKERVEEYSVEWAEDITGIPAETIRRLAHEMGVVARDQKIELPIQWTDSWGNEHDSVTGNPVSFHAMRGLAAHSNGFQTIRALGILMTILGTIDRPGGFRHKAPFPRPIPPCPKPPKGPQGVKPNTPLDGMPLGWPAKPDDLFVDEEGEAVRLDKAFSWEYPLSVHGLMHNAITNAWRGDPYMIDTLLLFMANMAWNSSMNTENVRDMLRDKDDNGEYKIPFLIVADAFQSETVAFADLVLPDTTYLERHDAMSMLDRPISEFDGPVDSVRIPVVEPRGDCKPFQEVLIEMGSRLGLPAFVKEDGSRKFRNYPDFVTNYETSPGSGIGFLAGWRGKGGEKFLKGEPNPRQWEMYRENGCVYHHELPKSYQYMRNWNQGYLEWARYHGMTRYVEPITLHLYSEVLQRFRLAAQGKLPGKQPPQRLRKRVAEHFDPLPFYTAPLEHKLVDTHQYPINALTQRPMAMYHSWDSQNAWLRQIHTHNYLFVNPKLGEANGFGDGDWIWVESPTNKVRCMARFSQAVEPGTVWTWNAIGKAAGAWGLSPKANESQKGFLLNHLISEELPPCEAGDHMSNSDPVTGQAAWFDVRVRVYPAGPQEPKQTSPQFEPMKRLPGQDQKRGKWQAFFAGSFRRKSKIES from the coding sequence ATGCAGGATCCCACCACACACTCCGACAACGACATGGGGCGCGTCGAGGTCAAGGAGACCACGTGCTACATGTGTGCCTGTCGCTGTGGTATACGCGTCACCCTGCGTGACGGTGAAGTACGCTATATCGAAGGCAATCCCGACCACCCTTTGAACAAGGGAGTGATCTGCGCCAAGGGCTCCTCAGGGATCATGAAGCAGTATTCACCGGCCCGCCTGACCAAGCCCCTGTTACGCAAGCAGGGGGCGGAGCGGGGTGCCTCCGATTTCGAGGAGATCTCCTGGGACAAGGCCTTCGAGATCATGCAGGAGCGCCTGGGCCGCATCCGCGCCGAGGATCCGAAGCGGTTCGCCCTGTTCACCGGCCGCGACCAGATGCAGGCCCTCACCGGCATGTTCGCCAAGCAGTTCGGCACCCCGAACTACGCGGCCCACGGCGGCTTCTGCTCGGTCAACATGGCGGCCGGGCTGATCTACACCATCGGCGGCTCCTTCTGGGAGTTCGGCGGCCCAGACCTGGAGCGTTCCAAGCTCTTCATCATGATCGGTACCGCGGAGGATCACCACTCCAACCCGATGAAGATCGCGCTGGCCGACTTCAAGCGGCGGGGCGGGCGTTTTATTTCGATCAACCCGATCCGCACCGGCTACTCGGCGATTGCCGACGAATGGGTACCGATCAAGCCCGGTACCGACGGCGCCCTGCTGCTGGCCATCATCCGCGAGCTGATCCATACCGGTCTCTATGACCGGGAGTTCCTGATCAAATACACCAATGCCGCGGAGCTGGTGGTGGATGATCCGCAGCGGGACGATCATGGCCTCTTCCGCCGTTTTGAGATGCATGTGGAGGAGGGCTGTTTCGATCCGGAGAACAAGCTCTGGTGGGATCGGGATCTGAACCGTGAGATCTCCACCCACACCCCGGGCACCGATCCGCGCCTGCTCGGCAGCTTCACCCTGGAGGACGGCACCCCGGTGAAGCCCGCCATGCAACTGCTCAAGGAGCGGGTCGAGGAGTACAGCGTCGAGTGGGCCGAGGACATCACCGGCATCCCCGCCGAGACCATCCGCCGCCTGGCCCACGAGATGGGCGTGGTAGCCCGGGACCAGAAGATCGAGCTGCCGATCCAGTGGACCGACAGCTGGGGCAACGAGCACGACAGCGTCACCGGCAACCCGGTCTCCTTCCACGCCATGCGCGGCCTGGCGGCCCACTCCAACGGCTTTCAGACGATCCGTGCCCTGGGCATCCTGATGACCATTCTGGGTACCATCGACAGGCCCGGCGGCTTTCGCCACAAGGCGCCTTTCCCGCGTCCGATCCCGCCTTGTCCCAAGCCGCCCAAAGGACCCCAAGGGGTCAAGCCCAACACCCCCCTGGACGGCATGCCCCTGGGCTGGCCGGCCAAGCCGGACGATCTCTTCGTGGACGAGGAGGGCGAGGCGGTGCGCCTCGACAAGGCCTTCTCCTGGGAGTACCCCCTCTCGGTCCACGGCCTGATGCACAACGCCATCACCAACGCCTGGCGCGGTGACCCCTACATGATCGACACCCTGCTGCTGTTCATGGCCAATATGGCCTGGAACTCCTCCATGAACACGGAGAATGTGCGCGACATGCTGCGGGACAAGGACGACAACGGGGAGTACAAGATACCCTTCCTCATAGTCGCCGACGCCTTCCAGTCGGAGACCGTGGCCTTCGCTGACCTGGTACTGCCCGACACCACCTACCTGGAGCGCCACGACGCTATGTCGATGCTCGACCGGCCGATCTCCGAGTTCGACGGTCCGGTCGATTCGGTGCGTATCCCGGTGGTAGAGCCCCGGGGTGACTGCAAGCCCTTCCAGGAGGTGTTGATCGAGATGGGCAGCCGGCTCGGTCTGCCCGCCTTCGTCAAGGAGGACGGCAGCCGCAAGTTCCGCAACTACCCCGATTTCGTCACCAACTACGAGACCTCGCCGGGCTCCGGCATCGGCTTTCTCGCCGGCTGGCGCGGCAAAGGGGGCGAGAAGTTTCTCAAGGGAGAGCCCAACCCGCGCCAGTGGGAGATGTACAGGGAGAACGGCTGTGTCTACCATCATGAGCTGCCCAAGTCCTATCAGTACATGCGTAACTGGAACCAGGGATACCTGGAGTGGGCCCGCTACCACGGCATGACCCGCTATGTGGAGCCGATCACCCTGCATCTCTACTCCGAGGTGCTGCAGCGTTTCCGCTTGGCGGCCCAGGGCAAGCTGCCAGGCAAGCAGCCGCCGCAGCGTCTGCGCAAACGGGTGGCGGAGCATTTCGATCCGCTGCCCTTCTACACCGCGCCTCTGGAACACAAACTGGTCGATACCCACCAGTACCCGATCAACGCCCTGACCCAGCGTCCCATGGCCATGTATCACTCCTGGGACTCCCAGAACGCCTGGCTGCGGCAGATCCATACCCACAACTACCTGTTCGTCAATCCCAAGCTGGGGGAGGCCAACGGCTTTGGCGACGGGGACTGGATCTGGGTCGAGTCCCCCACCAACAAGGTGCGCTGCATGGCCAGATTCTCACAAGCGGTGGAACCGGGCACGGTCTGGACCTGGAACGCCATCGGCAAGGCCGCCGGTGCCTGGGGACTGTCGCCCAAGGCCAACGAGTCCCAGAAGGGCTTTCTGTTGAATCACCTGATCTCCGAGGAGCTGCCTCCCTGCGAGGCGGGGGACCATATGTCCAACTCCGATCCGGTCACCGGCCAGGCCGCCTGGTTCGATGTGCGGGTGCGTGTCTATCCGGCGGGACCGCAGGAACCGAAGCAGACCTCGCCCCAGTTCGAGCCCATGAAGCGGCTGCCGGGGCAGGATCAGAAGCGCGGGAAGTGGCAGGCGTTTTTTGCCGGGAGCTTTCGGCGGAAAAGCAAAATTGAGAGTTAA